In Amphiura filiformis chromosome 2, Afil_fr2py, whole genome shotgun sequence, one DNA window encodes the following:
- the LOC140144584 gene encoding uncharacterized protein → MEYRKKKGKIPNREDAGRDGGREDREGARERSRKIRWNHFLPDTDKLTLSGEKMGYTGEDLKQFVKTQRDLARDERAAQRKYEKEALVLQLRIEELRKENAAKGIKTEHASTGQGKAKFPNYQNSVRIRMTLMLTYKDLKGAAESNKWERDDWALNLSALLHGKGLDTYARLAPTDTYDVLKSELLKAYQMTEDGFRSKFRSAKAEQTESAPQFATRLENYLIRWVELAAVTKNFAGLSDLLIREQFVAGCNKDMALFLKERKPKNVAGMTQLAEQYIEARGGWNASFGGKLPHQKGQQPSGKKTNTNPPTHGTNPKQSTNTGGNQRRCFICDKVGHMAKDCYRRTRPTLKAASLQGSASHGHKSGKQGKKLNQTDTSSSLCTACSCESCGQNRVQTASSCVLVSNEMYGEGVKSGDAYVTMSCGHKLPLASAACSDNLVEDMPVVQGFLCNKEVQVMRDSGCDAVAVRKRLVPEEKFTGVYDKCRLIDGTVRTFPVACLDVDTPYFTGHVHALVMNDPVYDLILGNNLRETRSPFILTVVDYATRFPEAVPLRNIDSISVAEALLDIYSRVGFPREVLSDQGRQFTSEVMAEVNRLLSIRQLTTTAWHPMTNGMCERFNGVLKASLRKMCEERPRDWDRETPHASTGFSPFDLLYGRSVRGPLGMLKEFWTGQIEEPETKTTFEYVLDLQDRLQKTCDLAREEMKKSQGKYKMYYDRKAKARKFDVGDEVLLLLPTDHNKLLLHWKGPFPVVGKVGSMDYKVDFGTKVKTFHANLLKKYFRRDTDQPSKVVAGLLQIACSAIIESEVQEESEMSEEDDVSLTNEDLLQIPSFQAEETIADVHINQDLTEEQSLEVKRLLGNYSSVLTDKPGFTHLGSHDIKLTDSTPLRTKPYPIPYALRDSVKEEIKTMLELDVIEPSTSPYASPLVVVKKADGKNRICCDTRKINAITEFDAEGIPSPREIFDQLGDAQYFSKLDLSKGYWQVPLTENAKPLTAFLAFDQLYQYRRMPFGLVNAPATFSRIMRKLLNNFDKVVNYIDDILVYTVTWDEHLEKLNELMKRLRDANLTAKPSKCYIGFERVEFLGHTVEKGCRHPNLDKLEVIQKAPRPVTKTQLKSFLGLAGFYRQYIPNFGAIAVPLTDKPKAGEPTKINWERSQELAFQTLKSMLGKAPILHLPDFHRQFILRTDAIDVAIGAVLFQEFEGVKFPLAYLSKKLNKAQRGYAIMEKECLAVVWAIRKLELYLYGRDFVLETDHQPLLCVKRSKVANGGIMRWALSLQPYHYRIEAIKGSDNIGADYMSRISHE, encoded by the exons TCATTTTTTACCAGATACTGATAAATTAACTTTGTCAGGAGAAAAGATGGGTTATACAGGGGAGGACCTAAAACAATTTGTCAAGACACAGCGTGACCTTGCGCGAGATGAACGTGCAGCACAGCGCAAATATGAGAAAGAGGCACTTGTATTGCAATTAAGAATTGAGGAACTAAGGAAAGAAAATGCAGCTAAGGGCATTAAAACAGAACATGCATCTACAGGCCAGGGTAAAGCAAAATTCCCAAATTACCAGAATTCCGTGAGGATAAGGATGACATTGATGCTTACTTACAAAGATTTGAAAGGTGCAGCGGAATCAAATAAATGGGAAAGGGATGACTGGGCTTTAAATCTTAGTGCATTGTTGCATGGGAAGGGTTTAGATACTTATGCTAGGCTTGCACCAACTGATACTTATGATGTTCTaaaatctgaattactcaaagcgTATCAAATGACCGAAGATGGATTTAGAAGTAAGTTCCGTTCAGCTAAAGCCGAACAAACAGAAAGTGCTCCACAGTTTGCAACAAGATTGGAGAACTATCTGATTAGGTGGGTAGAACTGGCTGCTGTAACCAAGAATTTTGCTGGGTTATCGGACTTGTTAATTCGTGAGCAATTTGTCGCTGGCTGTAACAAAGACATGGCGTTGTTCTTAAAAGAAAGGAAACCTAAAAATGTTGCCGGAATGACTCAATTGGCTGAACAGTACATAGAGGCGAGAGGTGGATGGAATGCTTCCTTTGGAGGTAAGTTACCACATCAAAAAGGTCAACAACCTTCAGGTAAGAAGACTAACACTAACCCTCCCACTCATGGTACTAATCCAAAGCAGAGTACGAATACTGGAGGTAACCAACGAAGGTGTTTTATTTGTGACAAAGTAGGACACATGGCTAAAGACTGTTATCGCCGCACTAGACCTACTTTGAAAGCTGCTAGTTTACAAGGAAGTGCATCACATGGACACAAATCAGGTAAACAAGGTAAGAAGTTAAATCAGACTGATACTTCATCTTCTCTTTGCACTGCATGTAGTTGCGAGTCTTGTGGACAGAACAGAGTGCAGACTGCATCTTCTTGTGTGCTGGTCTCAAATGAAATGTATGGTGAAGGTGTGAAATCAGGCGATGCGTATGTAACGATGTCTTGTGGTCATAAACTTCCTCTTGCGAGTGCTGCGTGTAGTGATAATTTAGTAGAGGATATGCCGGTCGTTCAAGGTTTTCTTTGTAATAAGGAGGTTCAGGTGATGAGAGATTCTGGGTGTGACGCGGTAGCTGTAAGGAAGAGACTTGTGCCAGAAGAGAAATTTACTGGAGTATATGACAAATGTCGTCTTATTGATGGTACGGTGAGAACTTTTCCTGTTGCATGTCTGGATGTTGATACACCATATTTCACTGGTCATGTTCATGCTCTGGTGATGAATGATCCTGTGTATGATTTGATTTTGGGTAATAATCTTCGTGA AACGAGGTCACCGTTTATCCTTACAGTAGTGGATTACGCTACTCGGTTTCCTGAGGCCGTTCCGCTTCGTAACATAGATTCGATATCAGTAGCAGAGGCACTGCTGGATATTTATTCCAGAGTTGGTTTTCCACGTGAAGTACTTAGTGATCAAGGAAGACAATTCACGTCTGAAGTGATGGCTGAAGTCAATAGATTGTTATCTATCCGTCAGTTAACCACAACTGCTTGGCATCCGATGACAAATGGTATGTGTGAAAGGTTCAATGGTGTCTTGAAAGCCTCTTTGAGAAAGATGTGTGAAGAACGTCCTCGTGATTGGGATAG AGAAACCCCTCATGCTAGTACTGGGTTTTCTCCATTTGATCTTTTGTATGGTCGATCTGTGAGAGGTCCTCTTGGTATGTTAAAGGAGTTCTGGACAGGTCAGATAGAAGAACCAGAAACCAAGACCACATTTGAGTATGTTCTGGATCTGCAGGATAGGTTGCAGAAAACATGTGATCTTGCTAGGGAAGAGATGAAGAAGTCTCAAGGTAAGTACAAGATGTACTATGACAGAAAGGCTAAGGCTCGGAAATTTGATGTTggagatgaggtattgttgttgcTTCCTACAGACCATAACAAACTTCTATTACATTGGAAGGGTCCATTTCCTGTGGTAGGTAAAGTAGGTAGTATGGATTACAAGGTGGATTTCGGTACCAAGGTGAAGACATTTCATGCAAATTTACTGAAGAAGTATTTTCGTAGAGATACTGATCAACCATCCAAGGTAGTGGCTGGTCTTTTACAGATTGCGTGTAGTGCCATCATTGAAAGTGAAGTACAAGAAGAGTCAGAAATGTCAGAGGAAGATGATGTGTCTTTGACAAATGAAGATCTTCTACAGATTCCATCTTTTCAGGCTGAAGAAACCATCGCTGATGTACATATCAACCAAGACTTGACAGAAGAGCAGAGTTTGGAAGTGAAGAGATTGCTAGGTAACTATAGTAGTGTACTAACAGACAAACCAGGGTTTACTCATCTAGGTTCGCATGATATCAAACTTACGGATAGTACACCGCTTCGTACTAAGCCATATCCTATTCCATATGCCTTACGAGACTCAGTGAAGGAGGAAATCAAAACAATGTTGGAGTTGGATGTGATCGAACCATCAACTAGTCCATATGCATCGCCGCTGGTTGTCGTCAAGAAAGCAGATGGTAAGAATCGAATATGTTGTGACACTCGCAAAATTAATGCGATTACCGAATTTGACGCAGAGGGGATTCCTTCGCCTCGAGAAATCTTTGACCAATTGGGAGATGCACAGTATTTCTCAAAGTTAGACCTCAGTAAGGGTTATTGGCAAGTTCCACTGACTGAGAATGCCAAACCGCTTACTGCGTTCCTTGCTTTTGATCAGTTGTATCAATACCGGAGAATGCCGTTCGGGCTCGTCAACGCTCCTGCGACATTTTCTAGGATTATGAGGAAACTGTTGAACAATTTTGACAAAGTAGTAAACTACATAGATGACATATTAGTGTATACAGTCACTTGGGATGAACACTTGGAGAAACTGAATGAACTTATGAAGAGGCTTAGAGATGCGAATTTGACTGCTAAACCTTCAAAGTGCTATATCGGCTTTGAACGTGTCGAATTCCTAGGTCATACTGTTGAGAAGGGATGTCGTCATCCGAATCTAGATAAGTTGGAGGTCATACAGAAGGCTCCACGTCCTGTGACCAAAACACAGCTGAAGTCGTTTTTGGGTCTTGCCGGTTTCTACAGGCAGTACATTCCGAACTTTGGAGCCATAGCGGTACCATTGACAGACAAGCCGAAAGCTGGTGAACCAACGAAAATCAACTGGGAGAGAAGCCAAGAATTAGCATTTCAGACCCTCAAGAGTATGCTTGGAAAAGCACCCATTCTACATCTACCCGACTTCCATCGTCAATTCATTCTACGCACAGATGCAATTGATGTAGCGATCGGAGCTGTCCTGTTCCAGGAGTTTGAAGGTGTCAAATTTCCACTTGCATATTTAAGTAAGAAGTTGAACAAAGCACAGAGAGGATATGCGATAATGGAGAAAGAGTGTCTTGCCGTTGTCTGGGCAATTCGCAAGTTAGAACTTTATTTGTACGGACGAGACTTTGTCTTAGAAACAGATCATCAACCACTGCTATGTGTGAAGCGTTCCAAAGTTGCAAATGGTGGGATAATGCGCTGGGCATTGTCATTGCAACCATATCACTACAGGATTGAGGCAATCAAGGGAAGTGACAACATTGGCGCAGACTACATGAGCAGGATTTCACATGAATAA